The following coding sequences are from one uncultured Desulfobacter sp. window:
- the nifK gene encoding nitrogenase molybdenum-iron protein subunit beta, producing the protein MLLRHTPKEIVERKALAVNPAKTCQPIGAMYAGLGIHGCLPHSHGSQGCCAYHRSTLTRHYREPIMAATSSFTEGASVFGGQANLLQALLTIFTTYSPDVVAVHTTCLSETIGDDVNQIVKKAKKDGTIPEGKYVIHTPTPSYVGSHVTGYANMVKAMAAQMAEKTGTSNGKVNLIPGFVEPSDMAEIKRIAAMMGIESILFPDTSGIVNGPLTGKFNMYPKGGVSIEELKSTADSIGSLGLGAWATADAVKLLDSQFEVPGQVLDLPIGLLATDRFVDALRTVAGVSVADSVTQERGQLLDVISDMQPHLYGKKVALAGDPDQLIPLVEFLVTIGMKPVHIVTGTPGKAFTKRIKEITAKFGDDINVKTPGDMFLLHQWIKNEPVDLLICNTYGKYMARDEDIPFVRHGFPILDRIGHSYFPTVGYKGGLHLLEKILGVLMDRKDRDSSEEAFELVE; encoded by the coding sequence ATGCTGCTTCGACATACCCCCAAAGAGATTGTAGAAAGAAAAGCCCTGGCAGTTAACCCGGCCAAGACCTGCCAGCCCATCGGCGCCATGTACGCAGGATTAGGCATCCACGGCTGCCTGCCCCACAGTCACGGCTCCCAGGGCTGCTGCGCCTATCACAGATCCACCCTGACCCGTCATTACCGTGAGCCCATCATGGCGGCCACATCTTCCTTTACAGAAGGTGCATCGGTATTCGGCGGCCAGGCCAACCTGCTCCAGGCGCTGTTGACCATCTTCACCACCTACAGCCCGGACGTGGTTGCGGTTCACACCACCTGTCTGTCGGAAACCATCGGCGACGACGTGAACCAGATCGTTAAAAAGGCCAAAAAAGACGGCACCATTCCCGAAGGCAAGTATGTGATCCATACCCCCACACCCTCTTATGTGGGGTCCCATGTCACCGGTTACGCCAACATGGTCAAAGCCATGGCAGCCCAGATGGCTGAAAAGACCGGCACATCCAACGGTAAAGTCAACCTGATCCCAGGATTTGTAGAACCGTCTGATATGGCTGAGATCAAAAGAATCGCCGCAATGATGGGCATTGAATCCATCCTGTTTCCGGATACGTCCGGCATTGTGAACGGACCGCTCACCGGTAAATTCAATATGTACCCCAAAGGCGGCGTTTCCATTGAAGAGCTCAAGAGCACCGCTGACAGCATCGGCTCCCTGGGCCTGGGTGCCTGGGCCACAGCAGACGCAGTCAAACTCCTTGACTCCCAGTTTGAAGTTCCCGGCCAGGTGCTGGATCTGCCCATCGGCCTGCTGGCCACCGACCGGTTTGTTGATGCCCTGCGCACCGTAGCCGGCGTTTCCGTAGCCGATTCTGTGACCCAGGAACGCGGACAGCTGCTGGACGTGATCTCAGACATGCAGCCCCACCTGTACGGCAAGAAAGTGGCCCTGGCCGGCGACCCGGATCAGCTCATCCCCCTGGTTGAGTTCCTTGTGACCATCGGCATGAAACCGGTTCACATCGTTACCGGTACCCCGGGCAAGGCCTTTACCAAGCGGATCAAAGAGATCACGGCCAAGTTCGGCGACGATATCAACGTCAAGACCCCGGGTGATATGTTCCTGCTGCACCAGTGGATCAAGAATGAGCCGGTGGACCTGCTCATCTGCAACACCTACGGCAAGTACATGGCCCGGGACGAGGATATCCCCTTTGTACGCCACGGCTTCCCCATCCTGGACCGCATCGGCCACTCCTACTTCCCCACAGTCGGATACAAAGGCGGGCTGCACCTTCTGGAAAAAATCCTGGGCGTTCTCATGGACCGCAAGGACCGGGATTCATCCGAAGAAGCGTTTGAACTGGTAGAATAG
- the nifE gene encoding nitrogenase iron-molybdenum cofactor biosynthesis protein NifE, translating to MTSISVLKQREKQIYQKGSQPFEMECETKSLAGAVSQRACVFCGSRVVLYPIADALHLIHGPIGCASYTWDIRGAQSSGPELHRMSFSTDLSETDIIYGGEKKLKKALLELIEKYAPKAAFIYCTCIVGIIGDDVDAVCRQVEEETNIPVIAVHSEGFKGTKKDGYKAACDALFSLIERNPAPQATIPDSINILGEFNIGGETWIIKKYYEAMGVKVVSVITGDGRVAEVQQAKNAALNVVQCSGSVTHLAKQMEKEYGIPFIRVSYFGIEDTSEALYKVAVHFKENAEILKKTQELIKKEVQAIVPSLEGMRRDLEGKKAAIYVGGAFKAFSLIKALKTLGMEVILAGSQTGTKEDYEVLRQMCNEGTVILDDSNPLELAKYAVEKDADLFIGGVKERPIAYKMGIGFCDHNHERKIPLVGFEGMVNFANEVYGTVTSPVWDLVPRRQNTTGKEGAI from the coding sequence ATGACCTCCATATCGGTACTCAAACAGAGAGAAAAACAGATTTACCAGAAGGGCAGCCAGCCCTTTGAGATGGAATGTGAAACCAAGAGTCTGGCCGGCGCAGTCAGCCAGAGGGCCTGCGTATTCTGCGGCTCCAGGGTGGTGCTTTACCCAATAGCCGACGCCCTGCATCTCATTCACGGACCCATCGGGTGCGCCTCCTATACCTGGGACATCAGAGGGGCCCAATCTTCGGGCCCGGAGCTTCACCGGATGAGTTTTTCCACCGATCTGTCAGAGACCGATATCATTTATGGCGGAGAAAAAAAGCTGAAAAAAGCGTTGCTTGAACTCATTGAAAAGTACGCGCCCAAAGCTGCCTTTATTTACTGTACCTGCATTGTGGGCATTATCGGTGATGACGTGGACGCGGTCTGCCGCCAGGTCGAAGAAGAGACCAACATTCCTGTCATCGCTGTCCACTCTGAAGGGTTTAAAGGTACCAAAAAAGATGGATACAAGGCGGCATGCGACGCCTTGTTCAGCCTGATCGAAAGAAATCCGGCCCCCCAGGCCACCATCCCCGACTCCATCAATATATTAGGAGAGTTCAATATCGGCGGAGAGACATGGATCATTAAAAAATATTATGAAGCCATGGGGGTCAAGGTGGTCTCGGTGATCACCGGTGACGGCCGGGTGGCAGAGGTCCAGCAGGCAAAGAATGCCGCCCTGAACGTGGTCCAGTGTTCAGGGTCCGTGACCCACCTGGCCAAGCAGATGGAAAAAGAGTACGGCATCCCTTTTATACGGGTCTCCTATTTTGGTATTGAAGATACCTCCGAGGCCCTGTACAAGGTGGCCGTCCACTTTAAGGAAAACGCAGAAATTTTAAAAAAGACCCAGGAGCTGATCAAAAAAGAGGTCCAGGCCATAGTTCCCAGCCTGGAGGGCATGAGAAGGGATCTTGAAGGTAAAAAGGCCGCCATCTACGTGGGCGGCGCGTTCAAGGCATTCTCCTTGATCAAGGCATTGAAAACCCTGGGCATGGAAGTAATCCTGGCCGGCTCCCAGACCGGCACCAAGGAAGATTATGAGGTGCTCCGGCAGATGTGCAACGAGGGCACCGTGATTTTAGACGACTCAAACCCCCTGGAATTGGCCAAATATGCCGTGGAAAAAGACGCGGACCTGTTCATCGGCGGGGTCAAGGAACGGCCCATTGCCTATAAGATGGGCATCGGGTTCTGCGACCATAACCATGAAAGAAAAATCCCCCTGGTCGGCTTTGAAGGCATGGTCAATTTTGCAAATGAAGTCTACGGAACCGTAACAAGTCCGGTATGGGACTTGGTCCCCAGGCGGCAGAACACAACCGGAAAGGAAGGTGCCATATGA
- a CDS encoding nitrogenase component 1: MTSSRSYKQTPSYTPTQNACKMCTPLGATLVFQGIEGCVPLLHGSQGCSTYMRRYLISHFKEPVDIASSNFTEETAVFGGGANLKLAIENVARQYAPSMIGIATTCLSETIGDDVQLILNSMGNAINGSALVHVSTPSYSGTHVDGFHGAVAAVVDRFNPVGKRIVYRPKKKKKVNLFPGMLSNEDLRHLKDIFADFNAPVTILPDYSERLEGPSWQEYQAIQKGGTTIAAIEKMNVAVHTMEFGTVLALAAEAGHETAGDILSKRFGVPCTRLPIPIGVKATDRFLDILSKISGRPIPERYRKEKWRLVDTYVDGNKYVAKKRALIYGEEDFVVSMAGFLAEVGIVPVLCASGGKSKTFKKALEQTLPEHIIDQAVIQNDMDFTCMEETAAAMPEEVRPEIIIGNSKGYAMARRLKIPLVRVGFPIHDRIGGSRILHVGYKGAQQLYDTIVNAILTEKQTESRIGYAYM, from the coding sequence ATGACCTCGAGCAGATCTTATAAACAGACCCCCTCATACACCCCCACCCAGAATGCATGTAAAATGTGCACGCCCCTGGGGGCCACCCTGGTGTTCCAGGGCATTGAGGGCTGCGTACCCCTGCTGCACGGCTCCCAGGGATGTTCCACCTATATGCGGCGTTACCTGATCTCCCATTTCAAAGAACCCGTGGATATTGCCTCTTCCAACTTTACGGAAGAGACCGCTGTATTCGGCGGCGGGGCCAACCTGAAGCTGGCCATTGAAAATGTGGCCCGCCAGTATGCCCCTTCCATGATCGGTATCGCCACCACCTGTCTGTCCGAAACCATTGGCGATGATGTCCAGCTGATATTGAACAGCATGGGCAATGCCATCAACGGCTCGGCCCTGGTCCATGTCTCCACCCCGTCATACTCCGGCACCCACGTGGACGGATTCCACGGTGCTGTGGCCGCCGTGGTGGACCGGTTCAACCCGGTGGGCAAACGCATCGTTTACCGGCCCAAGAAAAAGAAAAAGGTCAACCTGTTCCCAGGTATGCTCTCCAACGAGGACCTGCGGCACTTAAAAGATATTTTTGCAGATTTTAACGCCCCTGTGACCATTCTGCCCGATTATTCCGAGCGCCTGGAAGGGCCGTCCTGGCAGGAATACCAGGCCATCCAGAAGGGGGGCACCACCATTGCCGCCATTGAAAAGATGAACGTGGCGGTTCACACCATGGAGTTCGGCACTGTGCTGGCCCTGGCCGCAGAAGCCGGGCACGAGACCGCCGGAGACATTTTAAGCAAACGCTTTGGCGTCCCCTGCACCCGCCTGCCCATCCCCATCGGGGTCAAGGCAACAGACAGATTTTTGGATATCCTGTCCAAGATCTCCGGCCGGCCCATCCCGGAACGATACAGAAAAGAGAAATGGCGCCTGGTGGACACCTATGTGGACGGCAATAAATATGTGGCCAAAAAACGGGCCCTGATTTACGGCGAGGAGGACTTTGTGGTCTCCATGGCAGGCTTTCTGGCCGAAGTGGGCATCGTCCCCGTCTTGTGCGCCTCCGGCGGCAAAAGCAAAACCTTTAAAAAGGCATTGGAACAGACCCTGCCCGAACATATCATTGACCAGGCCGTCATCCAGAATGACATGGATTTTACCTGCATGGAAGAGACCGCAGCGGCCATGCCCGAAGAGGTTCGCCCTGAAATCATCATCGGAAACTCCAAGGGCTATGCCATGGCCAGACGCCTGAAGATCCCCCTGGTCCGGGTGGGATTCCCCATCCACGACCGCATCGGCGGCTCGCGTATCCTGCACGTGGGATACAAAGGGGCCCAGCAGTTGTATGACACCATCGTCAACGCGATTTTAACTGAAAAACAGACTGAATCCAGAATAGGATACGCATACATGTAA
- the nifB gene encoding nitrogenase cofactor biosynthesis protein NifB — protein sequence MMNLDNHPCFNKKSCKDFGRVHLPVAPACNIQCNFCNRKFDCVNESRPGVTSSILSPDQAMAYLAEVVEAKPNISVVGIAGPGDPFANGEKTMETMTKVRAAYPEMLLCVATNGLNIQPYLDDLKAINVTHVSITVNAVDPEVGARIYSWVRDGKRSKGPLEGAKVLLERQLAAVKGLKERDIMVKVNSILLPGINDDHMVEVARTMGEMGVDIFNIMPYFPTKGSNFEDMPEPAKGQLKELREAAKAFVPQMTHCKRCRADAVGLLDDPLNQKLMDRLTFHATTPISLPSAPKYCHEQDCDDGYAFNAAGPRPYVALATREGALINQHLGEAEELHIYDLTGDTPEFVETRTVPKPGAGDVRWNNLARTIKDCHTILVSGVGEAPKKVLGNMGFTIHEVNGMIDLVLMAIKKGESLDHLIVRSQTSCGECRGTGTGCM from the coding sequence ATGATGAATTTAGATAACCACCCCTGTTTTAATAAAAAGTCCTGCAAGGATTTCGGTCGCGTTCACCTACCGGTTGCACCGGCCTGTAACATCCAGTGCAATTTCTGCAACAGAAAGTTTGACTGCGTCAATGAAAGCCGGCCCGGTGTCACCTCCTCCATTTTGAGTCCGGACCAGGCCATGGCCTACCTGGCAGAGGTGGTTGAGGCCAAACCCAACATCTCGGTTGTGGGCATTGCAGGCCCCGGCGACCCCTTTGCCAACGGTGAAAAGACCATGGAAACCATGACCAAGGTGCGTGCGGCCTACCCGGAAATGCTCTTGTGCGTGGCCACCAACGGTTTGAACATCCAGCCCTACCTGGACGACCTCAAAGCCATCAACGTCACCCATGTGAGTATCACCGTAAATGCGGTTGATCCTGAAGTCGGCGCCAGGATTTACTCCTGGGTCCGGGACGGCAAACGCTCCAAGGGCCCGTTGGAAGGCGCCAAGGTGCTGTTGGAACGCCAGCTTGCCGCGGTCAAAGGCCTCAAAGAAAGAGATATCATGGTCAAGGTCAACTCCATTCTGCTGCCCGGCATCAACGACGACCATATGGTTGAAGTGGCCAGAACCATGGGCGAGATGGGCGTGGATATCTTTAACATCATGCCGTACTTCCCCACCAAGGGCTCCAACTTTGAAGATATGCCGGAACCGGCCAAGGGTCAGCTCAAGGAACTGAGAGAGGCCGCCAAGGCCTTTGTGCCCCAGATGACCCATTGTAAACGCTGCCGGGCCGATGCCGTAGGCCTGCTGGACGATCCCTTGAACCAGAAGCTCATGGATCGGCTGACCTTTCACGCCACGACCCCCATTTCATTGCCCAGCGCGCCCAAGTATTGCCACGAACAGGATTGTGACGATGGGTATGCGTTCAATGCCGCCGGCCCACGACCCTATGTGGCCCTGGCCACCCGGGAAGGCGCCTTGATCAACCAGCACCTGGGGGAAGCCGAAGAGCTGCACATCTACGACCTGACCGGGGACACCCCGGAATTTGTGGAGACCAGAACCGTGCCCAAACCCGGTGCCGGCGATGTCCGCTGGAACAACCTTGCCCGGACCATTAAAGATTGCCACACCATCCTGGTGTCCGGTGTGGGCGAAGCCCCCAAAAAAGTGCTGGGCAACATGGGATTTACCATCCATGAGGTCAACGGGATGATTGATCTGGTGCTGATGGCCATTAAAAAGGGTGAGTCATTAGATCATCTGATTGTTCGCTCCCAGACCTCCTGCGGCGAGTGCAGGGGCACCGGCACCGGTTGCATGTAA
- a CDS encoding (2Fe-2S) ferredoxin domain-containing protein, which produces MNKPEKHILVCASFRPSGEPKGKCHRKGSGDFLAYIENEVIDRGLEEVLVSSTCCLKQCDDGPVMVIYPDNIWYGNVENEEAIDAILDAMEDGEIAEDYVL; this is translated from the coding sequence ATGAACAAGCCCGAAAAACACATCCTCGTATGCGCAAGTTTTCGTCCCAGCGGAGAGCCCAAGGGCAAATGCCACAGAAAAGGGTCCGGAGATTTTTTAGCCTATATTGAAAATGAAGTGATCGACAGGGGCCTTGAAGAAGTCCTGGTATCTTCCACCTGCTGCCTGAAACAGTGTGATGATGGTCCGGTGATGGTCATTTATCCCGATAACATCTGGTACGGCAATGTTGAGAACGAAGAAGCCATTGACGCAATTTTAGACGCCATGGAAGACGGCGAGATCGCAGAGGATTACGTACTGTAA